One window of the Dehalococcoidia bacterium genome contains the following:
- the hemW gene encoding radical SAM family heme chaperone HemW, translating into MSAFGLYIHLPFCRTKCAYCDFAVVVGRDRRRADYVAALIREMRGWGHALGRPAVPTIYFGGGTPSLLAPEQIAAILDVCREAFAVAADAEISLEANPSTADRASFRALRDAGVTRLSLGVQSFDDAELRFLGRQHCADDGRRAVEEARAAGFTNLSLDLIYGLPGQELASWQRTLAAAAALAPEHLSVYGLTIEPATELGRQRRRGLLPPPDDDLAAAMYELSDEILGASGYQRYEIANFARPGFACQHNLRYWRNQPFLGVGMGAHSSTVVARFANHRRLNAYLAGMSTWEAPQFAASCIPEAHGPIAWVETLPRETQLAETVILGLRLTDGLDLDAFAARFGERAETRWAATLAELEAAGLATVTAGALRLTPRGRLLADEVFTRFLLER; encoded by the coding sequence GTGAGCGCGTTCGGGCTCTACATCCATCTTCCCTTCTGCCGCACGAAATGCGCCTACTGCGACTTTGCGGTCGTCGTCGGCCGCGATCGGCGACGCGCCGATTACGTCGCGGCGCTCATCCGCGAGATGCGCGGCTGGGGACATGCGCTCGGTCGGCCCGCCGTTCCCACGATCTATTTCGGCGGCGGCACGCCATCGCTCCTCGCGCCAGAGCAGATTGCTGCCATCCTCGACGTCTGCCGCGAGGCGTTCGCTGTTGCAGCAGATGCCGAGATCTCGCTCGAAGCGAACCCGAGCACAGCCGACCGCGCCTCCTTTCGCGCCCTGCGAGACGCCGGCGTCACGCGGCTCAGTCTCGGCGTCCAGAGCTTCGACGATGCCGAGCTCCGCTTCCTCGGCCGCCAGCATTGCGCCGACGATGGGCGCCGCGCCGTCGAGGAAGCGCGCGCAGCCGGCTTCACAAACCTCAGCCTCGACCTCATCTATGGGCTGCCCGGGCAGGAGCTCGCCAGCTGGCAGCGCACCCTCGCTGCGGCGGCAGCTCTCGCGCCGGAGCATCTGTCGGTCTACGGCCTGACCATCGAGCCAGCCACCGAACTGGGACGCCAGCGCCGCCGCGGGCTTCTCCCCCCTCCTGACGATGACCTCGCCGCCGCAATGTATGAACTGAGCGACGAGATCCTCGGCGCGTCAGGGTATCAGCGCTATGAGATCGCCAACTTTGCTCGTCCGGGCTTCGCCTGCCAGCACAACCTGCGCTACTGGCGGAACCAGCCGTTTCTCGGCGTGGGGATGGGCGCGCACAGCTCGACGGTCGTTGCTCGATTTGCCAACCACCGCCGGCTGAATGCCTACCTCGCCGGCATGAGCACCTGGGAGGCGCCGCAGTTCGCGGCGTCCTGCATTCCCGAAGCGCACGGGCCGATCGCCTGGGTCGAGACGCTCCCCCGCGAGACCCAATTGGCCGAGACGGTCATCCTCGGTCTGCGCCTGACCGACGGCCTAGACTTGGACGCCTTCGCAGCGCGGTTCGGGGAACGGGCCGAGACGCGGTGGGCAGCCACGCTCGCCGAACTGGAAGCGGCGGGGTTGGCCACGGTGACAGCCGGCGCCCTCCGGCTGACCCCACGCGGACGGCTGCTCGCAGACGAGGTGTTCACCCGCTTCCTGCTTGAACGCTAG
- a CDS encoding plastocyanin/azurin family copper-binding protein, translating into MAGVRWLTALGVLSVVAFAVTPRPTGAAPPRQGAIEVRMVEFAFQPQTVTISVGQAVAWVNVGSVTHTTTSVNQIPNDPCCWDVTVQPGFTFERVFSQPGTYQYYCRFHQAQGMTGTIIVQAAATTPSPTATFTPLPAATTPTVTPGPGTPTGQPAFFILSPTEGQTIIGTSVPVQLDVSNIILRPPGTPNRPGEGTFSLFLDNLPEVRLGDRTYTFTNVPFGSHTLRVELRQNDGTPFTPPIQATVNFRTEPGGTPTPMVTGVATGVATPTVGLPKTGDGTYRGESGSVPLWAAVLAPVALFAVVLYARARRAAADRSR; encoded by the coding sequence GTGGCAGGCGTTCGCTGGTTGACGGCGCTGGGCGTGCTGAGCGTCGTCGCGTTTGCGGTGACCCCGCGCCCCACCGGCGCGGCGCCGCCCCGGCAGGGGGCGATCGAAGTGCGGATGGTGGAGTTCGCCTTCCAGCCCCAGACGGTTACGATCTCGGTGGGCCAGGCCGTCGCTTGGGTGAACGTCGGCTCCGTGACCCATACCACGACGTCGGTCAATCAGATCCCAAACGACCCGTGCTGCTGGGACGTCACCGTTCAGCCCGGCTTTACGTTTGAGCGGGTCTTCAGCCAGCCGGGAACCTACCAGTACTACTGCCGCTTCCATCAGGCGCAGGGGATGACGGGCACCATCATCGTTCAAGCGGCGGCGACAACCCCCAGCCCAACGGCGACTTTCACCCCGCTGCCTGCCGCGACGACGCCGACCGTCACTCCCGGCCCCGGCACGCCGACAGGCCAACCGGCCTTCTTCATCCTCTCGCCGACCGAGGGGCAGACCATTATCGGCACTTCGGTGCCCGTGCAGCTTGATGTCAGCAACATCATTCTCCGCCCGCCGGGCACACCAAACCGACCGGGAGAAGGCACCTTCTCGCTTTTCCTCGACAATCTGCCCGAGGTGCGGCTCGGCGACCGCACCTACACCTTCACCAACGTGCCGTTCGGCAGCCATACTTTGCGGGTTGAGCTGCGGCAGAACGACGGCACGCCGTTCACCCCGCCGATTCAGGCGACGGTCAATTTCCGAACTGAGCCAGGCGGTACCCCGACACCGATGGTGACCGGTGTCGCGACGGGCGTGGCGACGCCGACCGTCGGGCTGCCGAAGACCGGCGATGGCACCTACCGCGGCGAGAGCGGCAGCGTTCCGCTCTGGGCCGCTGTGCTCGCTCCGGTCGCGCTGTTCGCGGTCGTCCTCTACGCCCGCGCGCGCCGCGCCGCCGCGGATCGCTCACGGTAA
- a CDS encoding CSLREA domain-containing protein, protein MRAQAFLRAVLVALLALAPFGWPRPAQAALISVTTTNDELETDGNCSLREAIQAVNTRAAVDSCAAGTGNDTIVLPAGLYPLTISGSENDNLRGDLDVFPQSSAGGVVTIQGAGAGATILDGNELDRVFHLIRSDSTLILRDLTIRNGKVTNAAGGGILSWGRLELRSVILENNRDDGSSTSDSVGGGLCIGCGPGTGSGVLENVIIRNNAADRGGGIFSNRPLTITASSIISNTARAGGAIINFGDLTVVNSTVSGNAATINTGGILHSAGSLSLRSSTIAYNRRAGVSAQALLTTTNTIIAFNTTSGVLTNCFVSGAVTSLGSNLSNDATCASWFTASGDLNSVDPRLGPLQENGGFTPTHNLLLDSPAVNAGSNDSCPSADQRGVARPQGARCDIGAVERVFVYLPLAFR, encoded by the coding sequence ATGAGGGCGCAGGCATTCCTTCGCGCCGTGCTTGTCGCTCTGCTTGCTCTTGCACCGTTCGGCTGGCCGCGGCCAGCCCAGGCAGCACTCATCAGCGTCACCACGACCAACGATGAACTGGAGACCGACGGCAACTGCTCGCTCCGCGAAGCGATCCAAGCAGTCAATACGCGCGCGGCCGTCGATTCCTGCGCGGCAGGGACAGGCAACGACACCATCGTTCTTCCGGCAGGGCTGTACCCTCTGACGATCTCCGGCAGCGAAAACGACAATCTGCGCGGCGACCTCGATGTCTTTCCGCAGAGTTCAGCCGGCGGCGTCGTGACCATCCAAGGTGCCGGCGCCGGCGCAACGATCCTCGATGGCAACGAGCTCGACCGGGTGTTCCACCTCATCCGCTCCGACAGCACGCTGATCCTGCGCGACTTGACGATCCGCAACGGCAAGGTGACCAATGCCGCCGGCGGGGGGATCCTGAGCTGGGGCCGGCTCGAACTGCGCTCTGTCATCCTCGAGAACAATCGCGACGACGGATCATCGACCAGCGATTCGGTCGGCGGCGGGTTGTGCATCGGCTGCGGGCCCGGGACAGGCAGCGGGGTGCTCGAGAACGTCATCATCCGAAATAACGCCGCGGACCGAGGCGGCGGCATCTTCAGCAATCGGCCGCTGACGATCACTGCGAGCAGCATTATCAGCAACACCGCGCGGGCGGGAGGGGCGATCATCAACTTCGGCGACCTGACCGTCGTGAACAGCACAGTCAGCGGCAACGCGGCGACCATTAACACCGGCGGCATCTTGCACAGCGCAGGCTCCCTTTCCCTCCGCAGCAGCACCATCGCGTACAACCGAAGAGCAGGAGTGAGCGCGCAGGCGTTGCTCACCACCACGAACACCATCATCGCCTTCAACACAACAAGCGGCGTCTTAACCAACTGCTTCGTGAGTGGGGCTGTGACCTCGCTGGGATCCAACCTGAGCAACGACGCGACGTGCGCCAGTTGGTTCACCGCAAGCGGCGACCTGAACAGCGTCGACCCGAGGCTCGGCCCGCTGCAGGAGAACGGCGGCTTTACGCCGACCCACAACCTGCTCCTCGACTCACCCGCGGTAAACGCAGGCAGCAACGACAGCTGTCCATCGGCTGACCAGCGCGGCGTGGCGCGGCCGCAAGGCGCGCGATGCGACATCGGAGCGGTAGAGAGAGTGTTCGTCTACCTGCCGCTGGCGTTCCGCTAG
- a CDS encoding class I SAM-dependent methyltransferase, producing MLPSSSSRPFSDAASYDARMSVVTRLGAGVLDLLAPRPGERILDLGCGTGHHAAQLAAAGCLVEGVDAAERMIARARELYPAIPFRLARAEELVVEQPVDAVFSNAALHWMPAAETVAARVFAALRPGGRFVGEFGGKGNVARVMAALRSALAEAGAPVAAAPTPWYFPTPAEYAAVLEAAGFVVEVLHFFPRPTPLEGEAALADWYRLFAGEYLALVAPEQRDAVIARALEHAAPTQWVAGRWVVDYQRLRFRAIRPQDAHSLPYPAPEEGDAPITA from the coding sequence ATGCTGCCCAGTTCGTCCTCCCGTCCCTTCTCGGACGCCGCAAGCTACGACGCGCGAATGAGCGTGGTCACTCGGCTTGGGGCGGGCGTTCTGGATCTCCTTGCGCCACGGCCCGGCGAGCGGATCCTCGACCTCGGCTGCGGCACTGGCCATCACGCTGCCCAGCTCGCGGCGGCGGGCTGCCTTGTCGAAGGAGTAGATGCCGCTGAGCGCATGATCGCCCGCGCCCGCGAACTGTATCCTGCCATTCCCTTCCGCCTTGCGCGTGCGGAGGAGCTGGTGGTCGAGCAGCCGGTGGATGCGGTCTTCTCCAATGCTGCGCTGCACTGGATGCCGGCGGCGGAGACGGTCGCAGCGCGCGTTTTTGCGGCCCTTCGGCCGGGAGGGCGGTTTGTCGGCGAGTTCGGGGGGAAAGGCAACGTTGCCCGGGTGATGGCGGCGCTGCGCTCCGCTCTTGCCGAAGCGGGGGCGCCGGTGGCAGCAGCGCCAACGCCATGGTACTTCCCGACGCCGGCTGAGTATGCCGCCGTGCTCGAAGCGGCCGGCTTCGTGGTTGAGGTCCTTCACTTCTTTCCGCGGCCGACCCCGCTTGAAGGGGAGGCGGCGCTTGCCGACTGGTATCGCCTCTTTGCCGGCGAGTACCTCGCTCTCGTCGCGCCAGAACAGCGCGACGCGGTGATCGCCCGGGCCTTGGAGCATGCCGCCCCGACGCAGTGGGTCGCCGGACGCTGGGTCGTCGACTACCAGCGCTTGCGGTTTCGCGCCATTCGGCCGCAGGACGCGCATTCGTTACCATACCCTGCGCCGGAGGAGGGCGATGCGCCGATTACCGCTTGA
- a CDS encoding CoA transferase — MRRLPLEGIRVLDLTRVVAGPFLTKQLADLGAEVIKVESIQVPDETRYQRVLPAWPDNRPGDRPWNSTWYFNNHNRNKYGITVDIASELGQTIIRRLAAISDVVADNYRPGVLEKVGLDYESLRKVAPDIIAISLSGFGDTGPWRTFRAYGTTVEFMSGLASLTGYPGGDVSPTGQPYGDWCSAMIGTTAVLMALHYRRRTGRGQRIDLSESEAVSSLIGAELLGCQLTGEVPPRVGNRHPSMAPHGYFPCAGPDRWIGIAIRSDEEWQAFARFFGHPELGDDPRFATLAARKANEEELERLVSAWTAGWEAEALFHELQQRGIAAAPVSSARQVLLDPHLRARDYFQRVEFRPDRQMPPLWFAKNPIVFNNERPGIRFPAPDLGEHNHVILRDLLGISDEEIEVLALTDVIGTAPLAPFDFSPTDIALLQQQGAVADADPEYRRTLGLDP, encoded by the coding sequence ATGCGCCGATTACCGCTTGAAGGGATCCGCGTTCTTGACCTGACCCGGGTGGTGGCTGGGCCGTTCCTCACGAAGCAGCTCGCCGACTTGGGAGCGGAGGTGATCAAAGTCGAGTCGATCCAAGTGCCGGACGAGACCCGCTATCAGCGCGTCCTTCCGGCGTGGCCGGACAACCGTCCCGGCGACCGGCCCTGGAACTCAACGTGGTACTTCAACAATCACAACCGGAACAAGTACGGCATCACGGTCGACATCGCCTCGGAACTGGGCCAGACCATCATCCGCCGGCTCGCTGCTATCTCCGATGTCGTCGCCGATAACTATCGCCCCGGCGTGCTCGAGAAGGTCGGGCTGGACTACGAGTCGCTCCGAAAGGTTGCGCCCGATATCATCGCGATTTCGCTCTCCGGCTTCGGCGACACCGGCCCCTGGCGGACGTTCCGCGCTTACGGGACGACGGTGGAGTTTATGTCCGGCCTTGCCTCGCTGACCGGCTATCCCGGAGGCGACGTCTCCCCCACCGGGCAGCCGTATGGGGATTGGTGCTCGGCGATGATCGGCACGACGGCCGTGCTGATGGCGCTGCACTACCGTCGGCGCACCGGCCGCGGCCAGCGGATCGACCTCTCGGAGTCGGAAGCCGTTTCGAGCTTGATCGGCGCGGAACTCCTCGGCTGCCAGCTGACGGGAGAAGTGCCGCCCCGGGTCGGAAACCGTCATCCGTCGATGGCGCCGCACGGCTACTTTCCCTGCGCCGGCCCCGACCGCTGGATCGGGATCGCGATCCGCAGCGATGAGGAGTGGCAGGCGTTCGCGCGGTTTTTCGGACATCCTGAACTGGGCGACGACCCGCGCTTCGCGACGCTGGCCGCGCGCAAAGCGAACGAGGAGGAGCTGGAGCGCCTCGTTTCCGCTTGGACGGCGGGCTGGGAAGCAGAGGCGCTCTTCCACGAACTGCAGCAGCGCGGCATCGCCGCCGCTCCCGTCAGCAGCGCCCGTCAAGTGCTGCTCGACCCCCACTTGCGAGCCCGAGACTATTTCCAGCGCGTTGAATTCCGCCCCGACCGCCAGATGCCGCCACTCTGGTTCGCCAAAAATCCAATCGTCTTCAACAACGAGCGGCCGGGCATCCGCTTTCCCGCTCCTGACCTTGGCGAGCATAATCACGTGATTTTGCGAGACCTGCTCGGGATCTCCGACGAGGAGATCGAGGTGCTGGCGCTTACCGACGTGATCGGCACCGCGCCGCTCGCGCCGTTCGACTTCTCGCCGACCGATATTGCGCTTCTCCAGCAGCAGGGAGCGGTGGCCGACGCCGACCCGGAGTACCGACGCACCCTCGGGCTCGACCCGTAG
- a CDS encoding antibiotic biosynthesis monooxygenase, with protein sequence MGVLVVSQAWTLDDGFHADEYLRLQRLFLDFMRQHPGFRGRQLLRSLEDRTHFTHIRHFDSIAAYEELTQFPGYQERILEMGQHLKPYQSYPREYLEIVIDDLPERSAAG encoded by the coding sequence ATGGGAGTGCTCGTCGTCAGTCAGGCGTGGACGCTCGATGACGGCTTTCATGCCGACGAGTATCTGCGGCTGCAGCGGCTCTTCCTTGATTTCATGCGTCAGCACCCTGGTTTTCGCGGCCGCCAGCTCCTCCGCTCACTCGAAGACCGAACGCATTTCACCCACATTCGCCATTTTGACTCCATCGCCGCCTACGAAGAACTGACCCAGTTCCCCGGCTACCAAGAGCGCATTCTCGAGATGGGGCAGCACCTCAAGCCGTATCAGAGCTACCCGCGCGAATACTTGGAAATCGTCATCGACGACCTTCCCGAACGGAGCGCGGCCGGATAA
- a CDS encoding universal stress protein, translated as MYDPIMLTLDGSELAERAIPHAVAMAKQFGARLIVVRVVPPVVQPLDVDYGMSTPYGYEKLIEAEVEGANAYLADVVKAIEAEGLTVETVTPLGEPATAILDTAQERGAGLIVMATHGRGGFQRLVFGSVADRVLREAEVPVLLIRAHDRDQSPSEKS; from the coding sequence ATGTACGACCCGATCATGCTCACCTTGGACGGGTCGGAGCTAGCCGAGCGGGCGATCCCGCACGCGGTGGCGATGGCAAAGCAGTTCGGCGCGCGACTGATCGTTGTCCGCGTCGTGCCGCCCGTCGTCCAGCCGCTCGACGTCGACTACGGCATGAGCACCCCCTACGGATACGAAAAGCTGATCGAGGCAGAAGTCGAGGGCGCGAACGCCTATCTCGCCGACGTGGTCAAAGCGATCGAGGCCGAGGGACTGACCGTTGAGACCGTCACCCCGCTCGGCGAGCCGGCAACAGCGATCTTGGACACGGCCCAGGAGCGCGGGGCCGGGCTGATCGTGATGGCGACCCACGGTCGCGGCGGGTTCCAGCGGCTCGTCTTCGGAAGCGTTGCCGACCGGGTGCTGCGCGAGGCCGAGGTGCCAGTGCTGCTCATCCGCGCTCACGACCGGGACCAGTCTCCTAGTGAAAAGTCCTAG
- a CDS encoding PAS domain-containing protein produces the protein MTSGWWRRVVERARRRVSAREAHSRAILDAIAQPLLIVDRSGTVRLANAAFLLTFGHPPAQLEGRPITALLPEWDAFTPAPPRASRPDSRKVPPGEERLTALRHASGHLIPVAPAVHLLSDDLMLVSLQERASLLASRRRQLLHETDALLADAGEYEETVRAVAALATRLLADWVALDFSAPDGQLRRRVTARVAGTDLLVAQQERSPDLAASSAVFETMWAGKARLYHPVPDQLLALWDQQGPSSAGGHPVSAIIVPLLLRGVPRGALSLATLERPLDDADVQLAQTFAARVTGILETARLIASLREALAARDERLAQLDAILRTAPVGLLCCNPDLTVADLNDVAAEMLALEGWPAGQGAGPLQGELGAIIEAQALRVFHTGQAVSGLEVEAPGRDEPRCYALSLYPIRRGERVAQVGVVLLDKTADRQAEETLRARLQFEQLLAALSTQFIALPSERIDAAIEEALRSVAQFLDVDGALIALFADDGTRGEVVSCWRADSSPPTERTFSLEEFPWLTAQLRDLQPVAAACLDEIGAAPERERLAAQNVGSLLCVPLITREGAVGFLSVATLGRETTWTSLDLAFARLAAMLVVSALDRKRAEAVRRETERLTGIELAAREMAHLITNDITGAIGGLELLLKSPDRLDRYLPLLEGALRNLRRAAEHVQQLQAVVRVATKETAVGPALDLSRSLAKEEAKSG, from the coding sequence ATGACGAGCGGCTGGTGGAGGCGCGTCGTCGAGCGCGCGCGACGGCGCGTTTCGGCTCGAGAAGCGCACTCCCGCGCGATCCTCGACGCGATCGCCCAGCCGCTGCTCATCGTCGACCGCAGCGGAACAGTCCGCCTCGCGAACGCTGCCTTTCTGCTGACGTTCGGGCATCCCCCAGCGCAGCTTGAAGGCCGCCCGATCACGGCGTTGCTGCCGGAGTGGGACGCGTTCACTCCGGCGCCCCCGCGAGCATCGCGGCCTGACAGCCGCAAGGTACCCCCCGGAGAGGAACGCCTCACCGCGCTGCGGCATGCCTCTGGCCACCTCATCCCGGTCGCGCCCGCTGTTCACCTGCTCAGCGACGACCTGATGCTCGTCAGCCTCCAAGAACGCGCTTCGCTCCTAGCAAGCCGCCGTCGTCAGCTCCTTCACGAGACGGATGCGCTCCTCGCTGATGCGGGAGAGTACGAGGAGACGGTCCGCGCGGTCGCCGCGCTAGCCACGAGACTGCTCGCCGACTGGGTCGCGCTCGACTTCTCTGCGCCTGATGGCCAGCTGCGGCGGCGTGTGACGGCGCGGGTCGCCGGCACCGACCTCCTCGTCGCGCAGCAGGAGCGGTCGCCCGACCTCGCGGCATCATCCGCCGTGTTCGAGACGATGTGGGCCGGCAAGGCGCGGCTGTATCACCCTGTCCCCGACCAGCTGCTCGCCCTTTGGGACCAGCAGGGGCCGAGCAGCGCAGGCGGACACCCCGTTTCGGCGATCATCGTGCCCCTTCTTCTGCGCGGCGTACCGCGGGGAGCGCTTTCGCTTGCGACGCTTGAGCGCCCGCTCGACGATGCCGATGTGCAATTAGCGCAGACATTCGCCGCCCGCGTGACGGGGATCCTTGAGACAGCGCGGCTGATTGCGTCGCTGCGCGAGGCCCTCGCCGCGCGCGATGAGCGCCTCGCCCAGCTTGACGCGATCCTGCGCACCGCCCCCGTTGGGCTCCTCTGCTGCAATCCTGATCTCACCGTTGCGGACCTGAACGACGTCGCCGCGGAGATGCTGGCGCTAGAAGGATGGCCAGCTGGGCAGGGGGCTGGCCCGCTGCAGGGCGAACTCGGCGCGATCATCGAGGCGCAGGCGCTGCGCGTCTTTCATACGGGCCAAGCGGTGAGCGGGCTAGAAGTCGAGGCGCCGGGGCGAGACGAGCCCCGCTGTTACGCCCTCTCGCTCTATCCTATCCGCCGCGGGGAGCGGGTCGCACAAGTCGGCGTTGTCCTGCTCGATAAGACCGCAGACCGTCAGGCAGAGGAGACATTGCGCGCCCGGCTTCAATTCGAGCAGCTGCTCGCCGCGCTCTCTACCCAGTTCATTGCCCTGCCAAGCGAGCGGATCGACGCCGCTATCGAGGAGGCGCTGCGCAGTGTCGCCCAGTTTCTCGATGTCGACGGCGCGCTCATCGCGCTGTTCGCGGACGACGGAACGCGCGGCGAGGTCGTCTCCTGCTGGCGGGCCGACAGCTCGCCGCCCACCGAACGGACGTTTTCCCTCGAGGAGTTCCCGTGGCTGACAGCGCAGCTGCGCGACCTCCAGCCCGTTGCCGCGGCTTGTCTCGATGAGATCGGCGCCGCGCCGGAACGGGAGCGGCTGGCGGCGCAGAATGTCGGCTCGCTGCTGTGCGTTCCCTTGATCACCCGCGAGGGAGCGGTCGGGTTTCTCAGCGTGGCCACGCTCGGCCGAGAAACGACGTGGACAAGCCTCGACCTCGCGTTCGCGCGGCTGGCAGCGATGCTGGTTGTCAGCGCGCTGGACCGGAAGCGTGCCGAGGCAGTGCGGCGCGAGACAGAACGGCTGACAGGGATCGAGCTGGCGGCGCGCGAGATGGCGCATCTGATCACCAACGACATCACCGGCGCCATCGGCGGTCTTGAGCTGCTGCTGAAGTCGCCCGACCGCCTCGACCGCTACCTTCCTCTGCTCGAGGGTGCGCTGCGCAACTTGCGCCGGGCGGCGGAGCACGTCCAGCAGCTGCAGGCAGTCGTGCGCGTGGCGACGAAAGAGACCGCGGTCGGCCCGGCCCTCGATCTCTCCCGGTCGCTGGCGAAGGAGGAGGCGAAAAGCGGCTAA
- a CDS encoding DUF512 domain-containing protein, giving the protein MRHRSGRESVRLPAAGVPLGPAVPAGPRLSARLQRPAARLGALLSPEEPYTSGVTNADVPPPTLPAQRSGGVIAAVEPASPAARAGVRPGDRLLAIDGRPLLDEIGLRFRQDRRRLRLTLEREGRELVLSVAKERDDDLGLHFAEGLFDGVRECNNRCSFCFLKGLPSGLRRSLYFKDDDYRLSFLYGNFVTLTNLSDRDWARIVEERLSPLYVSVHATDLALRRQLLGNPAAPDVMEQLRWLAAHGIRTHTQLVIVPGVNDGEALRRSIEDLASLAPAVQSIGVVPVGLSERGAFSQQIRPELAARLQQRGGRPALVDRAGARAVIDLVQPYQQRFRRQFGRDLVYLADEYYLRADAPIPPRARYDGYPQYQNGIGMVRDLLDQAKAARRRLPYFTRPVRITAVCGELIAPVLQPLLADLAEAASNLVIQLVAVRNRFFGATVTASGLLTSSDILAALAGRDLGEGVAIPRAMLDSAGVRFLDDATPADLERALGVPVQPVATPRDLLRWAATLQ; this is encoded by the coding sequence ATGCGACATCGGAGCGGTAGAGAGAGTGTTCGTCTACCTGCCGCTGGCGTTCCGCTAGGGCCGGCCGTTCCCGCTGGTCCGCGCCTGAGCGCGAGGCTGCAGCGGCCCGCTGCGCGCCTTGGCGCCCTGCTTTCGCCTGAGGAGCCGTATACTTCCGGCGTGACCAACGCGGACGTTCCTCCCCCCACTCTCCCTGCGCAGCGCTCTGGCGGCGTGATCGCAGCGGTGGAGCCGGCGAGCCCTGCCGCTCGGGCGGGGGTCCGGCCGGGCGACCGGCTGCTCGCGATCGACGGCCGTCCGCTGCTCGATGAGATCGGTCTTCGCTTCCGGCAGGACCGCCGCCGCCTTCGGCTTACGCTCGAACGGGAGGGACGCGAACTGGTGCTCAGCGTCGCGAAAGAGCGGGATGACGACCTCGGCCTCCACTTCGCCGAGGGCCTGTTCGACGGCGTGCGCGAGTGCAACAACCGCTGTTCCTTCTGCTTCTTGAAGGGGCTGCCGAGCGGCCTGCGGCGCTCGCTCTATTTCAAAGACGACGACTACCGCCTCAGCTTTCTCTACGGCAACTTCGTCACCCTGACCAATCTGAGCGACCGCGATTGGGCGCGCATCGTCGAGGAGCGCCTGAGCCCGCTGTACGTTTCGGTGCACGCCACCGACCTTGCGCTCCGCCGCCAGCTGCTCGGCAACCCGGCAGCGCCGGACGTGATGGAGCAGCTGCGGTGGCTTGCGGCTCACGGCATCCGGACGCACACCCAGCTTGTCATCGTGCCGGGCGTCAACGACGGCGAGGCGCTGCGCCGCTCGATCGAGGACCTCGCCTCGCTTGCGCCGGCGGTCCAGTCGATCGGGGTGGTGCCGGTGGGGCTGTCGGAGCGGGGCGCGTTCAGCCAGCAGATCCGGCCGGAGCTGGCAGCGCGCCTGCAGCAGCGCGGCGGCCGCCCCGCGCTCGTGGACCGCGCCGGCGCGCGCGCCGTGATCGACCTTGTTCAGCCGTACCAGCAGCGCTTCCGCAGGCAGTTCGGGCGCGACCTCGTCTATCTCGCCGATGAATACTACCTGCGCGCGGACGCCCCCATCCCGCCGCGCGCCCGCTATGACGGCTACCCCCAGTATCAGAACGGGATTGGAATGGTGCGCGATCTCCTCGACCAAGCGAAAGCGGCGCGCCGGCGGCTGCCGTATTTCACGCGCCCAGTCCGGATTACCGCCGTCTGCGGGGAGCTGATCGCTCCGGTGCTGCAGCCGCTGCTCGCCGACCTCGCGGAGGCGGCCTCCAATCTCGTGATTCAGCTTGTGGCCGTCCGCAACCGCTTCTTCGGCGCGACCGTGACCGCCTCCGGCCTGCTGACCAGCAGCGACATTCTCGCCGCGCTTGCCGGCCGCGACCTTGGCGAGGGGGTCGCCATTCCGCGCGCGATGCTGGACAGCGCGGGGGTACGTTTTCTTGATGACGCCACGCCGGCCGACCTTGAGCGGGCGCTCGGCGTGCCGGTGCAGCCGGTGGCGACGCCGCGCGACCTGCTCCGCTGGGCGGCAACGCTCCAATGA